A DNA window from Camelina sativa cultivar DH55 chromosome 13, Cs, whole genome shotgun sequence contains the following coding sequences:
- the LOC104735557 gene encoding DNA (cytosine-5)-methyltransferase DRM1-like isoform X1, producing MVEHSGGDEIWNSDDELEIDNYQSSPMSETSGGPAGVEHSGGDEIWNSDDELEIDNYQSSPVHSMSETSGGTAGTTSPDFIQKGISDEMFASFIEMGFSSEMIVRAIEETGGANSEPTLILETLFQFSTSDEPSSSKSKVINPLIGMGFTEENVLKAIQEYGDENIDELTNALLTYAEVEKMSETKDENINTHDDDNLYTLSSDDEGKLNYSNEDSILQDLIKMDYSREEAAKAIERCGKDVSVEEVVDFICAAQMARQFDEFFAEQDKKELITKSKKRRVYNEPPRRERKPNTATANDELIRLPNPMIGFGVPNEPGLMKHRPVPIPDVARGPPYFYYENVAMAPKGVWAKISSHLYDVMPEFVDSKYFCAAARKRGYVHNLPIHNRYQIQPPPHYTIQEAFPLTKRWWPTWDKRLKLNCLVTCIASAQLTNRLREKLERHDGEPPESVQKEVLASCRKWNLVWVGTNKLAPLEADEMEKLLGFPIDHTRGGGISRTDRFKSLGNSFQVDTVAYHLSVLKPLFPNGINVLSLFTGIGGGEVALHRLKIQMNVVVSVEISDVNRNILSDFWKQTNQTGILREFSDVTKLDNHTIERLMDEYGGFDLVIGGSPCNNLAGGNRISRVGLEGDHSSLFFEYCRILETVRRKSADMRRR from the exons ATG GTGGAACATTCTGGTGGTGATGAGATTTGGAATTCAGATGATGAACTTGAGATAGATAACTATCAATCTTCTCCGATGTCTGAAACCTCAGGTGGACCTGCTGGT GTGGAACATTCCGGTGGTGATGAGATTTGGAATTCAGATGATGAACTTGAGATTGATAACTATCAATCTTCTCCCGTGCATTCTATGTCTGAAACCTCAGGTGGAACTGCTGGT ACAACCTCGCCAGACTTTATTCAAAAGGGAATCTCTGATGAGATGTTTGCTAGTTTTATTGAGATGGGATTTTCAAGTGAAATGATTGTTAGAGCAATTGAAGAAACCGGTG GAGCAAATTCGGAACCTACGCTGATTCTTGAAACCCTCTTCCAGTTTTCT ACAAGCGATGAACCTAGTTCTTCAAAATCCAAAGTTATCAATCCTCTTATTGGGATGGGGTTTACTGAGGAAAATGTGTTAAAAGCTATACAAGAATACG GAGACGAAAATATTGATGAGTTAACAAATGCACTCCTTACTTATGCT GAGGTAGAGAAAATGAGCGAAACAAAAGACGAGAACATCAACACTCATGATGATGACAATCTCTATACATTATCCTCAGATGATGAG GGTAAACTAAACTACTCGAATGAAGATAGTATACTCCAAGATTTGATCAAGATGGACTATTCGAGGGAAGAAGCTGCTAAAGCTATAGAGAGATGTG GAAAGGATGTAAGTGTGGAAGAGGTCGTAGACTTTATTTGTGCTGCTCAGATGGCACGGCAGTTCGATGAGTTTTTTGCAGAACAAGATAAAAAAGAG CTTATAACTAAAAGCAAAAAGAGGCGAGTATACAATGAGCCaccaagaagagagagaaagccgAACACTGCCACGGCCAATGACGAGCTCATCCGTCTACCAAATCCGATGATTGGGTTTGGTGTCCCTAATGAACCTGGACTTATGAAACACAGACCAGTCCCAATTCCCGATGTTGCTCGTGGCCCGCCCTACTTTTACTATGAGAACGTTGCAATGGCACCTAAAGGTGTTTGGGCCAAGATTTCCAGCCACTTGTATGATGTCATGCCCGAATTTGTTGATTCTAAGTATTTTTGTGCCGCTGCAAGAAAAAGGGGTTATGTTCATAACCTCCCAATCCACAACCGATACCAAATCCAGCCTCCACCACACTACACCATCCAAGAAGCCTTTCCATTGACCAAGAGATGGTGGCCCACTTGGGATAAAAGACTGAAGTTGAACTGTTTGGTCACATGTATTGCCAGTGCTCAGCTTACAAACAGACTACGTGAGAAGCTTGAGAGACATGATGGAGAGCCGCCTGAAAGTGTGCAGAAAGAAGTCCTTGCGAGTTGCAGAAAATGGAATCTGGTCTGGGTGGGTACGAACAAACTTGCCCCGCTTGAGGCAGATGAGATGGAGAAGCTTCTAGGCTTCCCAATAGATCATACTCGAGGAGGAGGAATCAGTAGAACTGATCGCTTCAAGTCTTTAGGCAACTCGTTTCAG GTTGATACTGTTGCATATCACTTGTCTGTCCTCAAGCCTTTGTTCCCGAATGGAATCAACGTTCTGTCACTCTTCACGGGGATTGGCGGTGGAGAAGTCGCACTCCATCGTCTCAAGATTCAAATGAATGTAGTTGTGTCTGTGGAGATTTCAGACGTAAATCGAAACATCTTGAGTGACTTTTGGAAGCAGACGAATCAGACAGGAATCTTGAGAGAGTTCAGTGATGTTACAAAGCTAGACAACCATACCATTGAGCGACTTATGGACGAGTATGGAGGGTTTGACTTGGTCATAGGAGGAAGCCCTTGTAATAATCTTGCTGGAGGTAATCGGATCAGTAGAGTTGGACTTGAAGGAGATCATTCGTCTCTCTTCTTCGAATATTGCAGGATCCTCGAGACGGTTCGCCGCAAATCAGCAGATatgaggagaagatga
- the LOC104735557 gene encoding DNA (cytosine-5)-methyltransferase DRM1-like isoform X2, which yields MVEHSGGDEIWNSDDELEIDNYQSSPMSETSGGPAGTTSPDFIQKGISDEMFASFIEMGFSSEMIVRAIEETGGANSEPTLILETLFQFSTSDEPSSSKSKVINPLIGMGFTEENVLKAIQEYGDENIDELTNALLTYAEVEKMSETKDENINTHDDDNLYTLSSDDEGKLNYSNEDSILQDLIKMDYSREEAAKAIERCGKDVSVEEVVDFICAAQMARQFDEFFAEQDKKELITKSKKRRVYNEPPRRERKPNTATANDELIRLPNPMIGFGVPNEPGLMKHRPVPIPDVARGPPYFYYENVAMAPKGVWAKISSHLYDVMPEFVDSKYFCAAARKRGYVHNLPIHNRYQIQPPPHYTIQEAFPLTKRWWPTWDKRLKLNCLVTCIASAQLTNRLREKLERHDGEPPESVQKEVLASCRKWNLVWVGTNKLAPLEADEMEKLLGFPIDHTRGGGISRTDRFKSLGNSFQVDTVAYHLSVLKPLFPNGINVLSLFTGIGGGEVALHRLKIQMNVVVSVEISDVNRNILSDFWKQTNQTGILREFSDVTKLDNHTIERLMDEYGGFDLVIGGSPCNNLAGGNRISRVGLEGDHSSLFFEYCRILETVRRKSADMRRR from the exons ATG GTGGAACATTCTGGTGGTGATGAGATTTGGAATTCAGATGATGAACTTGAGATAGATAACTATCAATCTTCTCCGATGTCTGAAACCTCAGGTGGACCTGCTGGT ACAACCTCGCCAGACTTTATTCAAAAGGGAATCTCTGATGAGATGTTTGCTAGTTTTATTGAGATGGGATTTTCAAGTGAAATGATTGTTAGAGCAATTGAAGAAACCGGTG GAGCAAATTCGGAACCTACGCTGATTCTTGAAACCCTCTTCCAGTTTTCT ACAAGCGATGAACCTAGTTCTTCAAAATCCAAAGTTATCAATCCTCTTATTGGGATGGGGTTTACTGAGGAAAATGTGTTAAAAGCTATACAAGAATACG GAGACGAAAATATTGATGAGTTAACAAATGCACTCCTTACTTATGCT GAGGTAGAGAAAATGAGCGAAACAAAAGACGAGAACATCAACACTCATGATGATGACAATCTCTATACATTATCCTCAGATGATGAG GGTAAACTAAACTACTCGAATGAAGATAGTATACTCCAAGATTTGATCAAGATGGACTATTCGAGGGAAGAAGCTGCTAAAGCTATAGAGAGATGTG GAAAGGATGTAAGTGTGGAAGAGGTCGTAGACTTTATTTGTGCTGCTCAGATGGCACGGCAGTTCGATGAGTTTTTTGCAGAACAAGATAAAAAAGAG CTTATAACTAAAAGCAAAAAGAGGCGAGTATACAATGAGCCaccaagaagagagagaaagccgAACACTGCCACGGCCAATGACGAGCTCATCCGTCTACCAAATCCGATGATTGGGTTTGGTGTCCCTAATGAACCTGGACTTATGAAACACAGACCAGTCCCAATTCCCGATGTTGCTCGTGGCCCGCCCTACTTTTACTATGAGAACGTTGCAATGGCACCTAAAGGTGTTTGGGCCAAGATTTCCAGCCACTTGTATGATGTCATGCCCGAATTTGTTGATTCTAAGTATTTTTGTGCCGCTGCAAGAAAAAGGGGTTATGTTCATAACCTCCCAATCCACAACCGATACCAAATCCAGCCTCCACCACACTACACCATCCAAGAAGCCTTTCCATTGACCAAGAGATGGTGGCCCACTTGGGATAAAAGACTGAAGTTGAACTGTTTGGTCACATGTATTGCCAGTGCTCAGCTTACAAACAGACTACGTGAGAAGCTTGAGAGACATGATGGAGAGCCGCCTGAAAGTGTGCAGAAAGAAGTCCTTGCGAGTTGCAGAAAATGGAATCTGGTCTGGGTGGGTACGAACAAACTTGCCCCGCTTGAGGCAGATGAGATGGAGAAGCTTCTAGGCTTCCCAATAGATCATACTCGAGGAGGAGGAATCAGTAGAACTGATCGCTTCAAGTCTTTAGGCAACTCGTTTCAG GTTGATACTGTTGCATATCACTTGTCTGTCCTCAAGCCTTTGTTCCCGAATGGAATCAACGTTCTGTCACTCTTCACGGGGATTGGCGGTGGAGAAGTCGCACTCCATCGTCTCAAGATTCAAATGAATGTAGTTGTGTCTGTGGAGATTTCAGACGTAAATCGAAACATCTTGAGTGACTTTTGGAAGCAGACGAATCAGACAGGAATCTTGAGAGAGTTCAGTGATGTTACAAAGCTAGACAACCATACCATTGAGCGACTTATGGACGAGTATGGAGGGTTTGACTTGGTCATAGGAGGAAGCCCTTGTAATAATCTTGCTGGAGGTAATCGGATCAGTAGAGTTGGACTTGAAGGAGATCATTCGTCTCTCTTCTTCGAATATTGCAGGATCCTCGAGACGGTTCGCCGCAAATCAGCAGATatgaggagaagatga
- the LOC104735559 gene encoding uncharacterized protein LOC104735559, which produces MNSCKSLIRSSISSFGFVHLPIPSSSIAFISVRAFSPFSVLAPNPCIGTARRTFRSTTFAQCYGASAAALSPESFTEDSPKDTVKELLTTNRDDASRSMMKMERRSNLSDGESGCRGSWFPYEDRFKCGEVHLSSREVLEAVSPHMMEERIDRFKRVVENRSFSVCLVVEGLADFGNISAAFRSADALGIQSVHVVSCDSSKRYNGNRHVSMGAEKWLDIEFWDTPKECFQVLKSRGYRIATTHLGMDTVSIYDMDWSCPTAIVVGNEGKGISDEALELSDLCCSIPMNGMVDSFNVSVAAGILMHHAVSDRITRLGSHGDLSESEKEILTAEFSLRHSRSSISIAYEFAKRKRHSASF; this is translated from the exons ATGAACTCCTGCAAATCCCTTATCCGTTCCTCAATCTCATCTTTTGGATTCGTTCATCTTCCAATCCCTAGTTCCTCCATCGCCTTTATCTCAGTTCgtgctttctctcctttctccgTTCTCGCTCCAAATCCAT GCATTGGAACAGCTCGACGCACGTTTCGCTCTACGACATTCGCGCAGTGTTATGGAGCTTCGGCGGCGGCTCTTTCACCGGAGAGCTTCACGGAAGATTCTCCCAAGGATACTGTTAAGGAATTGCTAACAACTAATCGTGATGACGCGTCAAGAAGCATGATGAAGATGGAGCGGAGGAGCAACTTGAGCGATGGTGAGAGTGGTTGCAGAGGATCATGGTTCCCTTACGAGGATAGGTTCAAGTGCGGTGAGGTGCATCTTAGTAGCCGTGAGGTGTTGGAGGCGGTGAGTCCTCATATGATGGAAGAGAGGATAGATAGGTTTAAGCGTGTGGTGGAGAATCGAAGCTTCTCGGTTTGTCTTGTGGTTGAAGGTCTTGCTGATTTTGGAAACATCTCTGCTGCGTTCCGCTCAGCTGATGCGTTAGGGATTCAATCAGTACATGTTGTTTCTTGTGACAGCTCCAAAAG GTATAACGGAAATCGCCATGTGAGTATGGGAGCTGAGAAATGGCTGGACATTGAGTTTTGGGACACACCTAAAGAATGTTTCCAAGTTTTAAAGTCTCGCGGTTACAGAATTGCCACAACTCATTTGGGAATGGACACA GTTTCCATTTACGATATGGACTGGTCATGCCCAACAGCAATAGTTGTTGGAAACGAGGGAAA GGGAATAAGTGACGAAGCGTTGGAGTTATCAGATCTGTGTTGTAGTATTCCGATGAACGGAATGGTTGATTCATTCAATGTCTCAGTGGCTGCAGGGATTCTGATGCACCACGCAGTCTCTGACAGAATCACTCGTCTG GGGAGTCATGGAGATCTGTCGGAatcagagaaagagatattGACGGCTGAGTTCTCACTTCGTCACAGTAGAAGCTCAATTAGCATTGCTTACGAGTTTGCTAAACGTAAACGCCACTCTGCTTCCTTCTAA
- the LOC104735561 gene encoding cyclic nucleotide-gated ion channel 2, with protein MPSHPNFIFRWIGLFSEKFRRQTTGIEENNGGDSTSSGSDETPVLSSVECYACTQVGVPAFHSTSCDQAHAPEWRASAGSSLVPIQEGSSVPNPVRARVRRLKGPFGEVLDPRSKRVQRWNRALLLARGMALAVDPLFFYALSIGRTTGPACLYMDGAFAAVVTVLRTFLDAVHLWHVWLQFRLAYVSRESLVVGCGKLVWDPRAIASHYARSLTGFWFDVIVILPVPQAVFWLVVPKLIREEKVKLIMTILLLIFLFQFLPKIYHCICLMRRMQKVTGYIFGTIWWGFALNLIAYFIASHVAGGCWYVLAIQRVASCIREQCMRAGKCNLSLACKEEVCYQFVSPTSTFGYPCVSGNLTSVVNKPMCLDSDGPFRYGIYRWALPVISSNSLAVKILYPIFWGLMTLSTFANDLEPTSNWLEVVFSIVMVLSGLLLFTLLIGNIQVFLHAVMAKKRKMQIRCRDMEWWMKRRQLPSRLRQRVRRFERQRWNALGGEDELELIQDLPPGLRRDIKRYLCFDLINKVPLFRGMDDLILDNICDRAKPRVFSKDEKIIREGDPVQRMIFIMRGRAKRIQSLSKGVVATSMLEPGGYLGDELLSWCLRRPFTDRLPPSSATFVCLDNIEAFSLGSNDLKYITDHFRYKFANERLKQTARYYSSNWRTWAAVNIQMAWRRYRKRTRDGGGNGSMSPVSENSVEGNSERRLLQYAAMFMSIRPHDHLE; from the exons ATGCCCTCTCACCCCAACTTCATCTTCAG GTGGATTGGACTGTTTTCCGAGAAATTCCGTCGACAAACGACTGGAATCGAGGAAAACAACGGCGGAGACTCGACCAGCAGCGGCAGCGATGAAACGCCGGTTCTGAGCTCCGTCGAATGTTACGCTTGTACTCAAGTAGGCGTCCCAGCTTTCCATTCGACTAGCTGCGATCAAGCTCACGCGCCGGAGTGGCGTGCCTCAGCTGGCTCTTCTCTAGTTCCGATCCAGGAAGGATCCTCCGTCCCCAATCCTGTTCGAGCTCGCGTCAGACGTCTCAAAGGTCCGTTCGGCGAAGTTCTCGATCCCAGGAGCAAGCGCGTGCAGAGATGGAACCGCGCGTTGCTTCTAGCTCGCGGGATGGCGTTAGCGGTGGATCCGCTCTTCTTCTACGCGCTCTCTATCGGTCGAACCACCGGACCTGCGTGTCTTTACATGGACGGCGCGTTCGCCGCGGTGGTCACGGTGCTCCGCACGTTTCTCGACGCTGTTCATCTTTGGCACGTGTGGCTTCAATTCAGACTGGCATACGTTTCGAGAGAGTCGCTTGTCGTTGGTTGTGGCAAGCTCGTTTGGGATCCACGCGCCATCGCGTCTCACTATGCACGCTCCCTCACTGGCTTCTGGTTTGATGTTATCGTCATCCTCCCTGTGCCTCAG GCTGTGTTTTGGTTAGTTGTGCCGAAACTGATAAGGGAAGAGAAGGTTAAGTTGATAATGACGATTCTTCTGCTAATATTCTTGTTCCAATTCCTCCCCAAGATTTATCACTGCATTTGCTTGATGAGAAGGATGCAAAAAGTCACTGGCTACATTTTTGGGACTATTTGGTGGGGTTTTGCTCTTAATCTCATCGCATATTTCATTGCTTCGCAC GTTGCTGGGGGATGCTGGTATGTTCTCGCAATACAGCGTGTTGCTTCTTGCATAAGAGAGCAATGCATGAGAGCCGGGAAATGCAATCTGAGTCTGGCTTGCAAAGAAGAGGTCTGTTACCAATTTGTGTCACCGACAAGCACATTTGGATATCCATGCGTATCTGGAAACCTTACCAGTGTGGTCAATAAGCCTATGTGCTTAGACTCTGACGGGCCATTCCGATATGGTATCTACCGTTGGGCACTTCCAGTCATCTCCAGCAACTCTCTTGCGGTTAAGATCCTTTACCCCATCTTCTGGGGACTAATGACTCTCAG CACATTCGCGAATGATCTTGAGCCCACAAGCAACTGGCTCGAAGTTGTTTTCAGTATAGTTATGGTCCTTAGCGGGTTATTACTCTTCACGCTATTGATCGGAAACATTCAG GTGTTTTTGCATGCAGTAATggcaaaaaaaaggaaaatgcaGATACGGTGTAGGGATATGGAATGGTGGATGAAACGTAGGCAGTTACCTTCCCGGTTAAGACAGAGAGTTAGGCGATTTGAGCGGCAGAGATGGAATGCCTTGGGTGGAGAAGATGAGCTAGAACTTATACAAGATTTGCCTCCAGGTCTTCGAAGAGATATCAAACGATATCTTTGCTTTGATCTCATTAACAAG GTGCCATTGTTCAGGGGCATGGACGATTTGATCCTCGACAACATTTGCGATCGGGCTAAGCCCCGTGTCTTCTCTAAAGACGAAAAG ATCATCCGTGAAGGAGATCCTGTACAGAGAATGATATTCATCATGCGTGGGCGAGCAAAACGTATCCAGAGCCTAAGCAAAGGGGTAGTAGCCACAAGTATGCTCGAACCAGGGGGTTACTTAGGAGACGAGCTACTCTCGTGGTGCCTACGCCGTCCATTTACTGACCGGCTTCCCCCTTCATCGGCAACATTTGTCTGCCTCGACAACATCGAGGCATTCTCCCTAGGATCCAATGATCTTAAGTACATAACCGATCATTTCCGGTACAAATTTGCGAACGAGCGGCTTAAGCAGACGGCAAGATACTATTCGTCAAACTGGAGGACGTGGGCAGCCGTAAACATTCAGATGGCGTGGCGCCGGTACAGGAAAAGAACCCGTGACGGTGGTGGAAACGGTTCGATGAGTCCTGTGTCGGAGAATAGCGTTGAAGGTAACAGTGAACGCCGGTTGCTTCAGTATGCCGCGATGTTCATGTCCATCCGACCTCATGATCATCTcgaataa
- the LOC104735562 gene encoding bromodomain adjacent to zinc finger domain protein 2B-like, translating into MAEETVRLPISPDVNRSWRRISTGKLSFLYSEEKVLPNYLRSPTGSCHDACKYGRKHESQDKPRVSSSPLQRVDRSYSGTPSFDSPVRKKALMTKSVLSSSFGSGICDFGGSDHTKSEVERFSSRVCDDVKKNDARTTYEEVVLAKGKKKKKNKMVFVTRGRAISRSKEMVEHNRRVTALKLKSVAQTAAIALRRSTVKRKKMNGGSKAAEPKKAVVPFRVSVMSSKRCSRCCKTKKESSSLRVPLVKTRKHVDKKCKDLVEEKTLYVIKMETGDEIVETDQNQRCVMDSPPTDDPKSQDEADCIESEADDDESSQEEDDDDNENMMSFSEANNITRQGKSTALSAESAKEERLKQRVKRGKIVDLRSQGNNSPRKLKFKRGRVVAGADTNSKSGSRRRLKTKGTNLSNDKEQQQQQQQKPTVVLKHQETDNKRDSRVLLYNNVIEETANKLAQTRKSKVKALVGAFESVISLQEKTSSPTT; encoded by the coding sequence ATGGCTGAGGAGACCGTACGTTTGCCTATTTCACCGGATGTAAACAGATCATGGAGAAGGATCTCTACTGGAAAACTGAGTTTCTTATACAGTGAAGAGAAAGTTCTTCCTAACTATCTCAGATCACCGACTGGTTCTTGTCATGATGCCTGCAAATACGGGAGGAAACATGAGTCTCAAGACAAGCCAAGAGTTTCTTCATCACCTCTCCAAAGGGTTGACAGAAGCTATTCTGGAACTCCAAGCTTTGATTCACCAGTGAGGAAGAAGGCATTGATGACCAAATCGGTGTTGAGTTCTTCTTTTGGTTCGGGAATATGTGATTTTGGTGGCTCTGATCACACTAAGAGCGAAGTTGAAAGATTTTCTAGCAGAGTTTGTGATGATGTTAAGAAGAATGATGCACGTACAACATACGAAGAGGTGGTGTTAGCtaagggaaaaaagaagaagaagaataagatggtctttgtgactcGCGGAAGAGCTATATCAAGATCTAAAGAGATGGTTGAACATAACAGGCGTGTCACTGCTTTGAAGCTGAAATCTGTTGCACAAACAGCAGCGATAGCTCTTCGGCGCAGTACtgtgaagagaaagaagatgaatggTGGATCTAAAGCTGCAGAACCAAAGAAGGCAGTTGTGCCTTTTAGAGTATCAGTCATGTCCTCCAAACGCTGTTCTCGTTGTTgcaagacaaagaaagagagtaGTAGCTTGAGAGTTCCTTTAGTGAAAACCAGGAAACATGTGGATAAGAAGTGTAAAGACTTGGTTGAAGAGAAAACTCTCTATGTTATTAAGATGGAAACAGGGGATGAGATTGTTGAGACTGATCAGAACCAAAGGTGTGTCATGGATTCACCACCTACTGATGATCCAAAGAGCCAGGACGAAGCTGATTGTATTGAGAgtgaagctgatgatgatgaatcttcTCAAGAAGAGGATGACGACGACAATGAGAATATGATGTCTTTCTCTGAAGCTAACAACATAACAAGGCAAGGGAAAAGCACAGCTCTCTCAGCAGAATCCGCTAAAGAGGAAAGACTGAAACAGAGAGTCAAAAGAGGAAAGATTGTAGATTTGAGATCACAAGGCAACAACAGTCCAAGAAAGCTCAAGTTCAAAAGAGGAAGAGTCGTCGCTGGAGCTGACACAAACTCGAAATCCGGTAGTAGGAGACGCTTAAAGACTAAAGGAACCAACTTGAGCAACGacaaggaacaacaacaacaacaacaacagaaaccgACAGTTGTTCTGAAACACCAAGAAACAGATAATAAGAGAGACTCAAGAGTGTTGTTGTACAACAATGTGATTGAGGAAACAGCTAATAAGCTTGCGCAGACTCGCAAGAGCAAAGTTAAGGCTTTAGTGGGTGCCTTTGAGTCTGTCATATCTCTCCAAGAAAAGACGTCTTCTCCaacaacataa
- the LOC104735564 gene encoding EID1-like F-box protein 1, whose translation MILPKQYRCTHSPTCQCTKGHLNEDVLLLVFQHLNWNPKLVATLSCVCRWFDDFAKRVLWKEFCKTRAPKMMLDLQSSGSHCIDGNWRALGKLLIYCSGCTQGGLFNSSVQIPGHFVYRTRFSRTLGRSLLPPQCRTDVLYVCDPCEHLDQGEEGDVGLFRGIFKNFPTSKVRKVIIHKAVPFHPSEVCPYCKARLWSMLQAKIIPQSACIRLEAYEDCIEYFVCLNGHLLGICTLAPLSDSEDANPSEDGNHTEKKQDNYFPKENILKRRNSLLGEREIGPSPQKRLTNPNQCNIDV comes from the exons ATGATCTTACCAAAGCAGTATCGTTGCACACACTCCCCGACCTGCCAATGCACCAAAGGCCATTTAAACGAGGATGTCTTGTTATTAGTGTTCCAACATTTGAATTGGAATCCGAAGTTAGTTGCAACACTTTCCTGTGTATGCAGATGGTTTGATGATTTCGCCAAACGGGTACTATGGAAAGAGTTTTGCAAGACTCGTGCCCCCAAAATGATGCTTGATTTGCAATCTAGCGGTAGTCACTGCATTGACGGTAACTGGAGAGCTCTTGGGAAGCTTCTCATCTACTGCTCAGGATGTACACAAGGCGGTCTATTCAATAGCTCTGTTCAGATCCCTGGCCACTTTGTTTACAGAACCCGGTTCTCCAGAACATTGGGAAGAAGCCTGCTTCCGCCTCAATGTAGAACCGATGTACTCTACGTTTGTGATCCTTGTGAGCATCTTGACCAAGGAGAAGAAGGCGACGTGGGTTTGTTCCGTGGGATTTTTAAGAATTTCCCAACATCCAAAGTCCGGAAAGTGATCATTCACAAGGCGGTTCCTTTTCATCCATCCGAGGtttgcccgtactgtaaagctagGTTATGGAGCATGCTACAAGCTAAGATTATACCTCAGAGTGCCTGCATTCGTTTGGAAGCTTATGAAGACTGCATTGAGTATTTTGTTTGCCTCAATGGACACTTGCTTGGTATCTGCACTCTCGCTCCTTTGTCTGATTCAGAGGATGCAAATCCAAGCGAAGATGGCAATCacacagagaagaaacaag ACAATTACTTTCCtaaagaaaacatattgaaAAGGAGAAATTCTTTGTTGGGTGAACGTGAAATTGGACCTTCGCCTCAGAAACGACTGACCAATCCGAATCAATGTAACATTGATGTGTGA